The window AGCGTCGGCGCCGCGGTGCCCGACGGGGACCTGGTGAGCAAGATCGTCGGGCCGCCCATGCCGTTGACGTTCCAGCGGATGGGACTCGGTGACCTCGTGGACGACGCGATCGCCGCCTACCGCGCCGACTACACCACCCGCGGCTGGTCGATGAACCGCCCCTTCGACGGCATTCCGGCGCTGCTGGCCGACCTGCAGGCCGCCGGGGTCCGGATGGCCGTGGCGACCTCGAAGGCCGAGACCACCGCGCAGCGGATCCTGGCGCACTTCGGCCTCGACGGCCACTTCGAGGTCATCGCCGGCGCCAGCAACGACGGCACGCGCGCCGCCAAGTCCGACGTGGTCGCCCATGCGCTGGCCCAGCTGGCACCCGTGCCGGACAACGTGGTGATGATCGGCGACCGGTCGCACGACGTCGAGGGTGCCGCGGTGCACGGGATCGCCACGATCGTGGTGGGCTGGGGCTACGGCCGCACCGACTTCGCCGGCCGCGAGAGCGGCGCGCTGGCCCACGTGGCCGACGTCGACGATCTCCGCGAGGTGCTAGGTGTCTGAGGGACTCCACGTCACGTTCATCTGCTCGGGCAACATCTGTCGGAGCCCGATGGCCGAGAAGATGTTCGCCCACCAGATCGACCAGCGGGGCCTGGCCGGCGTCGTGCAGGTCACCAGCGCCGGGACAGGCCACTGGCACGAGGGTGAGCCCGCCGACCGGCGCGCCAACCACACCCTGCGCGAACACGGCTATCCGACCGCCCACCGCGCCGCGCAGATCACCGACGAGCACCTCGCCGCCGACCTCGTCGTCGCGCTCGGCCGTAACCACCTGCGCATGCTCCAACACATGGGAGTGCCCACCGAACGGCTGCGGATGTTGCGTTCGTTCGATCCGCGCTCCGGAGCCCACGTTCTCGACGTCGAGGACCCCTATTACGGCACGCAGGCCGACTTCGAGGAGACGTTCGCGGTCATCGACGCCTCGCTGCCGGGTCTGCACAGCTGGGTCGACGGGCGGCTCGCCGGCCGGGAACAGGCGGGCTGACCGTGCGTCGCTGGGCATTCCTGCTGCGCCCGCAGTGGCTCGCGCTGTTCGTCGTGGTCGCCGCGTTCGCCTACCTGTGCTTCACGGTGCTCGCCCCGTGGCAGCTGGGCAAGAACACCAAGACCTCCCGCGAGAACGCGCAGATCTCCCGGTCGCTGGGCGCCGAGCCGCTGCCGGTGACCTCGGTGCTGCCACAACAGGATTCGACTGCACCCGAGGAGCAGTGGCAGCGGGTGACGGCGACCGGGCGGTACCTCCCCGAAGCGCAGGTGCTGGCGCGGCTCCGACTCATCGACGGCGATCCGGCGTTCGAGGTGCTGGTGCCGTTCGCGGTCGACGGCGGCCCGACGGTGCTCGTCGACCGCGGGTACGTGCGTCCCGTCGCGGGGTCGCAGCCGCCGGCCATCGATCCCCCGCCGAGCGAGACGGTGACGATCACCGCGCGGCTGCGCGACTCCGAGGGTCTGGCCCGCGACAAGGAACCGTTCCAGGTCGACGGCGTCCAGCAGGTGTACTCGATCAACATCAACCAGATCTCGACCCTGACCGGGGTGCCGCTGGTCGGCTCCTACCTGCAGCTCGTCGACAACCAGCCCGGCGGGCTCGGGGTCATCCCGCTCCCCCATCTCGACGCCGGACCGTTCCTGTCCTACGGCATCCAGTGGATCGCGTTCGGGATCATCGCCCCGATCGGCGTCGGCTATTTCGTGTACTCCGAGATCAAGGTGCGACGCCGGGAGAAAGCTCTGGCCGCCGCCGCAGCCGAGAGCGCCGAGGCCGGAACGGCCCCGACCACCGAGCAGAAGCTCGCCGACCGCTACGGCAAGCGGCGCTGACCGCCAGCGCCGCCGCAAGCCCCTGAACGGCGCGCGACAACCGCACCGCCCGCACCAGATCGTCGACGTCGGGCGCCCGCCCGTCCCCGAGCGTCGGGCGGATCTCGAGCTCGTGCGCGTACTGCGTGGGCCCGCCGAGACGCACCCCGAGCGCGCCGGCGAACGACGCCTCGGCGACACCGGCGTTGGGGCTGGGATGGTCGCCCGCGTCGCGCCGCCACGCCCGCCACGCAGCGGCCGGTGATCCGCCGACGACCGGGGCGCACGCCACGACCAGCAGCCCCGTCAGCCGTGCCGGGACCAGGTTGAGCAGATCATCGAATCGAGCTGCCGCCCAACCGAACCGGGCATAGCGCGGGGACCGGCTGCCGATCATCGCGTCCAGGGTGTTGGCGGCGCGGTACACCAGCACCGCCGGCGTCCCGCCCGCGGCCGCCCACACGAGCGGCCCGATCTGGGCGTCGGAGGTGTTCTCGGCGATCGACTCCAGCGCCGCCCGCGCCAGACCGGGTGCGTCGAGCGCCGACGGGTCCCGTCCGCACAGCGACGGCAGCAGCGCGCGGGCGCCGTCGAGGTCTC is drawn from Mycolicibacterium gilvum and contains these coding sequences:
- a CDS encoding HAD-IA family hydrolase, with the protein product MLDGTRRVAPVGRGDLVLFDLDGTLTDSAEGIVASFRHALQSVGAAVPDGDLVSKIVGPPMPLTFQRMGLGDLVDDAIAAYRADYTTRGWSMNRPFDGIPALLADLQAAGVRMAVATSKAETTAQRILAHFGLDGHFEVIAGASNDGTRAAKSDVVAHALAQLAPVPDNVVMIGDRSHDVEGAAVHGIATIVVGWGYGRTDFAGRESGALAHVADVDDLREVLGV
- a CDS encoding low molecular weight protein-tyrosine-phosphatase, with amino-acid sequence MSEGLHVTFICSGNICRSPMAEKMFAHQIDQRGLAGVVQVTSAGTGHWHEGEPADRRANHTLREHGYPTAHRAAQITDEHLAADLVVALGRNHLRMLQHMGVPTERLRMLRSFDPRSGAHVLDVEDPYYGTQADFEETFAVIDASLPGLHSWVDGRLAGREQAG
- a CDS encoding SURF1 family cytochrome oxidase biogenesis protein, whose translation is MRRWAFLLRPQWLALFVVVAAFAYLCFTVLAPWQLGKNTKTSRENAQISRSLGAEPLPVTSVLPQQDSTAPEEQWQRVTATGRYLPEAQVLARLRLIDGDPAFEVLVPFAVDGGPTVLVDRGYVRPVAGSQPPAIDPPPSETVTITARLRDSEGLARDKEPFQVDGVQQVYSININQISTLTGVPLVGSYLQLVDNQPGGLGVIPLPHLDAGPFLSYGIQWIAFGIIAPIGVGYFVYSEIKVRRREKALAAAAAESAEAGTAPTTEQKLADRYGKRR
- a CDS encoding cobalamin biosynthesis protein, yielding MFARASGIAAAVVADIVFGDPRRGHPVALFGSAAAGVERRTYADTRGAGVVHTASLLAAVGVAGVLAERAGRRRGAVAEAASVAAATFVAAGGTTLCRTGEQMAALLRGGDLDGARALLPSLCGRDPSALDAPGLARAALESIAENTSDAQIGPLVWAAAGGTPAVLVYRAANTLDAMIGSRSPRYARFGWAAARFDDLLNLVPARLTGLLVVACAPVVGGSPAAAWRAWRRDAGDHPSPNAGVAEASFAGALGVRLGGPTQYAHELEIRPTLGDGRAPDVDDLVRAVRLSRAVQGLAAALAVSAACRSGRRASARWSGPFRPRRSRLRRRPELSPGVAP